In Physeter macrocephalus isolate SW-GA chromosome 2, ASM283717v5, whole genome shotgun sequence, a single window of DNA contains:
- the LOC114483920 gene encoding zinc finger protein 354B isoform X2: protein MLENYSNLVSLGLPFSKPEVISLLQQGEDPWKVEKESPGGSSVGCKSSPKTTKSTQTQDSSFWGPVRKRLKKNEPWNFISEKPCIYEDRIKKQKDKNGSLQIISVTHTKILTVERSHKNNDFGQNFSLKSVFVKQQKIAREKTPSKYEMQRNSFRQDSNLLNQPKTKTAEKRYKCNTCEKAFIHNSSLRKHQKNHTGEKLFKCKECLKAFSQSSALIQHQRTHTGEKPYICKECGKAFSHSASLCKHLRTHTVEKSYRCKECGKSFSRRSTLFIHQKIHARENPHKYNPGRKASSCSTSPSGCQKIHLRKKSYLCNECGNTFKSSSSLRYHQRIHTGEKPFKCSECGRAFSQSASLIQHERIHTGEKPYRCNECGKGFTSISRLNRHRIIHTGEKLYNCNECGKALSSHSTLIIHERIHTGEKPCKCKVCGKAFRQSSALIQHQRMHTGERPYKCNECGKTFRCNSSLSNHQRIHTGEKPYQCLECGISFGQSAALIQHQRIHTGEKPFACNTCGKTFRQSSSLIAHQRIHTGEKPYECNACGKLFSQRSSLTNHYKIHIEENFKVDLHV from the coding sequence gATGTAAGAGCAGTCCTAAAACCACAAAGTCAACTCAAACTCAAGACTCATCATTTTGGGGGCCAGTAAGGAAAAGACTCAAAAAAAATGAACCCTGGAACTTCATATCAGAAAAACCCTGTATATATgaagacagaataaagaaacagaaggatAAAAATGGAAGTTTACAAATAATTTCAGTCACCCATACAAAGATCCTCACTGTAGAaagaagccataaaaataatgactttGGCCAGAATTTCAGCCTGAAATCAGTGTTTGTTAAGCAACAGAAGATTGCTAGAGAAAAAACACCCTCAAAAtatgaaatgcaaagaaatagCTTCAGGCAGGATTCAAATTTACTTAACCAACCAAAAACCAAGACAGCAGAAAAACGCTATAAATGTAACACTTGTGAAAAAGCCTTCATTCACAATTCATCCCTTCGTAAACATCAGAAAAACCATACTggagagaaattatttaaatgtaaagaatgttTGAAAGCCTTCAGCCAAAGTTCAGCTCTTATTCAACATCAAAgaactcatactggagagaaaccctatatatgtaaagaatgtggaaaagccttcagcCATAGTGCATCCCTTTGTAAACACCTAAGAACCCATACTGTGGAAAAATCCTATAGATGTAAAGAATGTGGTAAATCCTTCAGCAGAAGGTCTACCCTTTTTATACATCAAAAAATCCACGCTCGAGAAAATCCCCACAAATATAACCCAGGAAGGAAGGCATCCAGTTGTAGCACATCCCCTTCTGGATGTCAGAAAATTCATCTCAGAAAGAAGTCCTATTTATGTAATGAATGTGGCAACACCTTTAAGTCTAGTTCATCTCTTCGTtatcatcagagaattcacacaggagagaaacctttTAAATGTAGTGAATGTGGGAGAGCCTTCAGTCAGAGTGCATCTCTTATTCAACATGaaagaattcacactggagaaaagccttatagatgtaatgaatgtggaaaaggTTTCACTTCTATTTCACGACTTAATAGACACCGAataattcatactggagagaaactgTATAATTGTAATGAATGTGGTAAAGCCTTAAGTTCCCACTCGACACTCATTATTCATGAgcgaattcatactggagagaaaccatgTAAGTGTAAAgtgtgtgggaaagccttcagacAAAGTTCAGCTCTCATTCAACATCAGAGAATGCATACTGGAGAAAGACCCTataaatgtaatgagtgtgggaaAACATTCAGGTGTAACTCATCCCTTAGTAATCACCAGAGaattcatacaggagagaaaccgTATCAATGTCTGGAATGTGGGATATCCTTTGGCCAAAGTGCAGCTCTTATTCAACATCAAAGAATTCATACAGGAGAAAAACCCTTTGCATGTAATACATGTGGGAAAACTTTTAGGCAGAGCTCATCACTTATTGCACATcaaagaattcatactggagagaaaccctatgaatgtaatgcATGTGGGAAACTCTTCAGCCAGAGGTCGTCCCTTACTAACCATTATAAAATTCACATTGAAGAGAACTTCAAAGTGGATTTGCATGTGTGA